A stretch of DNA from Thermococcus sp.:
ATCCTGTCCGGGGTGGGGGCACTCGTCGTGATGGCCATGAAAAAGGCGGGTGTCCTCCACAAACGATAACCTAATAAAAGAACCTTGCAAAGTTCCCCAGGTGGTGAGAAGATGGCCATAAGAGTGTACAACACCCTGACAAAGCAGAAGGAGGAGTTCAGGCCTTTGAGAGACGGAGAGGTCAGGATGTACGTCTGTGGGCCCACTGTTTACGATTACACCCACATCGGCCACGCGAGGACATACATAGCCTTTGACGTTATCCGGAGATACCTGGAGCACCGCGGTTATACTGTCCTCATGGTCATGAACTTCACTGACATAGACGACAAGATAATCCGGAGGGCCAACGAGACCGGCGAAGACCCTAAGGAGCTCGCCGAGAAGTTCCTGAGGTACTTCCTGGAGGACATGGAGGCACTGAAGGTCAAGCCGGCCGACATCTATCCCCGCGTCACCGAGCACATCCAGGACATCATAGATTTCGTGAAGAAGCTCCAGGAGAAGGGGTACGCCTACGAGGGGAGCGATGGGGTCTACTTCGAGGTTCAGAAGTTCAAGGACTATGGAAAGCTCAGCGGGGTAAAACTTGAGGAGCTCAGGAAAGGGGCGCGCGTTGAGCCGGGCGAGGGCAAGAAGAACCCGGAGGACTTTGCCCTCTGGAAGAAGGCGAAACCGGGAGAGCCGAAGTGGGAAAGCCCCTGGGGCGAGGGAAGGCCCGGCTGGCACATAGAGTGCTCCACGATGAGCACGAGGTACCTCGGTGAGAGCTTCGACATCCACGGCGGCGGGAACGACCTCATCTTCCCGCACCACGAGAACGAGATTGCCCAAACCGAAGCCTGCACCGGCCAGCAGTGGGTCAGGTACTGGCTCCACACCGGGTTCCTGATGGTGAACGGAGAGAAGATGAGCAAGAGCCTCGGAAACTTCATCACGATAAGGGAAGCCCTGAAACGCTACGACCCCGAGGTCATAAGGCTCTTCGTCCTCCAGAGGCACTACAGATCGCCGCTCGACTACACGGAAGAGGGCATGGAGCACGCCAAGAACAACCTGGAGAGGCTATACAACACCCTTGAAAACATCCGTGTGGCTATGGAGAGGGCGGAGCTTTCCTTCAAGTGGGGCCAGGAAGAGTTCGAGGCCTACGAGGCCATTAGGAGCGCGAGAGAGAAGTTCTATGAAGCCATGGACGACGACTTCAACACAGCTGAAGCCATGAAGGCCGTCTTTGAGGTCAGCAGTGCCGTGAACAGGTACCTCAGCAGGGTCGAGAGACCGAAGGAGAGTATCCTCCATAAGGCGATGGAGTTCTTCAGGATAGTCAGCGAGGTCTTCGGCATCTTCGAGGACTACTTCAGGGAGCAGAGGGCTGGCGAGGAGGAGGCGCTCATCGAGCTGCTCATAGAAGTTCGCGCCCAGCTCAGGAAGGAGAAGAACTTCGCCCTGGCAGACAAGATAAGGGCGGAGCTCAGAGAAATGGGCATCCAGCTCGAAGACACGCCCCAAGGAACGATATGGAAGAGGGTTAAGGTCTGATTTCTCCACTTTCTTTTGCCATATTTAAGTCAAAGCTCCGAGCGTAACGCTTAAATATAACCTTCCCCTTGCTCCGTTAAGGGAAATACAATGAAGAAGTTTCCGGCTTATCTCGCTTCTTGGGACGACATAGAAAGGTGGGCAAAGGAAGGCGCTTGGAAGGTTCTGGAGGACGGATGGAGGCCGGACGTTATACTAGGCCTCGCAAGGGGCGGCTGGGTTGCGGCGAGGCTCTACTGCGACTACCTGGGAGTCAAAGACCTCGTCAGCCTCAAGGTCGAGCACTGGGGCGTCACGGCAACTCCTGACGGAAAGGCCAGGCTCAAGTACGGCAGCAGCTACGACCTGAGTGGAAAGAGGGTTCTCATAGTTGACGACATCAGCGACACCGGTGAGAGCCTAACGCTCGCAAAGAACTACGTCGAGGGTCAGAAGCCCGCCGAGATACGGGTCGCAACACTGCTTACCATAAAGGGCTCCCGCTTCAAGCCGGACTACTACGGCGAGGAAATCGACTGGGCGTGGATAGTCTTCCCCTGGAACTTCGTTGAGGACATGATAAACCTCGTCAGCAATCTCTTCGAGGAGAAGGAGGCTCTCACCACAGATGAAATCATCGAGCTGTTCAAGGAACTCCATGGAATGGAAGTCCCGAAGGGCAAGCTTGAGGAAGCCCTCCGTATGGCCGAGCGCAGGAAGGTTTTTAAGTTCCGGGAGGGAGCGTGGCGCAAAGCCCCATGAAGCCCGGGAAGTGGTAGTTTGAATAAGGATAAAAAGGTCGAAGAAATCCGGAGTCACAGTGTTTACGCCCGGGAAATCTACGACATGCACAGCGAAAGCATAGACAGGGTTCTCGAAGACTATGATGACCTCAAAGAGGACTACCTGAACGACCACTCACGCGCCAGAATTGTGAGGATAGTCTTCAACGAGGACAACGGCCTTCCACTGGCGATAGAGTTCAACAGGAAGGACGACAGCTTCAAGGGGTTCACCATAGCCATCGGCAAACCCCACATCAAGAGCAACGGAAATGGAAAAGAAGAAGACTCCCCTCATGGGGACGCCAGCGGCTGAACGTAGAAGCCCATTTCTATTCCCTTTTCACTCCATATTTCGTAGCTGCTGAGGTAGTAGGTTGGGTTCAGGAACAGGGCAGTTAGAGTTCTGTTCTCCCCTGCTATCCAGACAATGTAGTTCTCCGGGTTGTGAGGGTTCCTGATGGCAATAATAACGGCGGCCCCGTTAACGTCTCCAAGTTCTCCCCTGACAACGGGGTCGGTTTCGTTACCCGTGAGCACAAAAGAGGCTGTTTCCCAGCCGGGGTCTTTTTCCAGAACCCATGAACCGGCCTCCGACTTTACAAAACGGAGCGGGAAGTAATTTTCCATGTCCATGACGAGGGAATTGGCCACGGGGCCACCGACCAGGACGAGGTTGGATTCCATGTCCTCCGGCGTGACATTCGCGTCGGCCTTGACCACGATCTCAACGCTCCCGTTCCACTGCGAGTAGAACACCCGAAGGTTATCTGCGATCAGCTCGGCGGTTTTTCTATCGCTTTCAGTGCCCGAGGGATCAGGGTTTTGGGTTCCATAGACCACAACGACCCTGCTCGTCACAGCACCCCTGTCGAATGCTCCCAGAGGCGTCACCGGAACCCTCTCTTGGTAAAGGGATTCAGACATTTCTGGGGGCACCCTCTCCCTAAGCTCGGTTAGCATATCATCAACGTATTCACTCACCGGGACGTTCTCTTCCAAGCTAAGCGCCGCGTACTTGCGGTATACATCCACCATATCCCCTATCCAGAACTCTCCCCAGCCGCGCTGCATCCACATCGCGAGGGCAGCGTAGTCAGGATCAACGCTTGCAAGGGAAAAGTCCATCCAGCCGTCCGCGAAACCCTCGTATACCATCATGGTATCCCACCAGAAGTGTATGTCGTAGGTGGCCAGGTACGGCATGTTCTTTTCAATAGTGTCCTCCAGGTAGCGCAGGGAGTAAGTGTCCCTGTAGTTCCCGTAGAGACCGGGCAGGGTTATGTCGTGACCGAGCTCGTGGTACACGAAGCCCAGGTAGACGAGCTGGTCCAGTCCGGTGTTGTTCACGTAGTCCCTGTTGAGCGGCAGTCCAAACATGGTGTCCCTCGCGGTCTTGTAGCTCCAGGGGGTTCTCTGCGGGTCGCGTCTCACAAGGGGCACCATCCCCCCAGCACCGTATATCTGAGTCCCGTTCCTCACAGGGTTAAAGTTGTGGCCGTGTATCGCCACAAGGTACGGGTGCTTAAATTCGAAGCGCACGCTGGAAACGTCGATGTAGCGCCCCATGAACTCATCTGGAGGGAGCAGTTTAAGGGCATCTTTATACACGTTGAGGTCTTCTGCGTAGTAGTCCTCATGCTGCATGTAGAACTCCATGAAGTTGCTCTTTTCTGCGAAGTCCCTGAGAACCTCAAGGTACTCAGCCGTCCAGGGGTCGTAGAACCCGGCCCACTGCCGCAACTCCGGAGGCTCGGTGCAATGAAGCAGGTCAGCTTCGATGGTGTACAGCATACGGTCCCTGTCCGATATCGTGGTGGCGTTCTGGAGGTGCTTCCTCAGCATAGCGACTGCCGGGTGGTTTCTGTACGGCCTGAACCACGCGTCCACCTCATCAAGGTAGCTCCCCCTGTCGATTACAAACGGGTCGTTCCTGCCGAACGCTAGATAATAGACGATGCTCAGCAGTTCCGAGTTTGGGTTGATCTCCACTGAGACGTGGGGGCTTATCTCATACGCCCTCACCAGGGCAGTTGAGGCAGTTATCGATGCCGCCACGGCGATGACAATTATCAACACAGCCAGTCTCTTCATGACAACACCCGATAGTATTTAATGAACACACTTTTTAAGTGTTTTGAGGGCGGCAGGTTTTAAAACCGGCACGTGAAATGGATTAGGGTGACCGAAAATGAGGGCGAGGACACCGGCAACGGTTATGCTCATCATGATGTTCGCCGGCATGATTATGCCGTTCTCGTGGGGCTCTTCCGGGAGACCGTTAATCGTGACCAGCATAGCACCCCTTGCCGCGATAGTCCAGGATGCCTTCGGCAACTCCGTGGATGTGGTCTATATAATTCCTCCCGGGGCGGACCCGCATGAGTACCAGCTCACGGCGAGTCAGATAGAACTCCTTCGGAAGGCGGACGTGATAGTAACAACGGGCGGCCATCTTCCGGTTGAGAAACGGATAGATGAGCTGAAGAAGGAGGGCACGATAAGCGGGGAGGTTCTGTTCATTGACGACTACAAGCGGGAGGGCTTTCGCTATCTCCCCGAGCACTGGTACGGCAACAAGGACAACCCCCACGGCATCTGGCTAGACCCGACCAACGCCCTGGCCATAGCAAGGGCCACGGAAAAGGCGCTTGAAAGAACCGATGGGGACAACGCCAACGTTTACCGGGCGGAGTATGAGAGCTTTGAGAACCGGGTGATGACTGTGGTCCGCTCCTATAAGGCCCTCGTCGGGGGTGAAAAAAGTGCCGTGATCCAGATGCCCGCGGATCAGTACGCAATAGAGTGGCTTGGAATCAAGGCGATAGCGTCCATAAAACCCGAGGAAGAGGTTCCCGCGATGGGGGTGGACGAACTCGTTTCGGCGGCACTCAAATCCGACGTTATAGTCTATGCTGCGGATAGCCCGGATCAGCTGAAGGAAGCCGCAAGGGAGCTCTCGGCCAAGAGCGGGAAGCCCTCCGCGGAGATAACCGTTTTCTGGAGCGAGAGGCCTTACACGGAGATACTAATCGAAAACAGCGCCGCGGTTGTCAGGGCCCTTGGAGGAAAGGCACCTGAAAGAGAGCCCGTGGCGGAAACGGACGTGACGAGGTACGTTGCCATCTCCCTTGTGGTCGGAATCGTTCTGGGGACTGCCCTCGGTGTCGTCATCAAGAAATGATGCCCTTCTCGTTTCTTTAAACAAAAGAGTGGAAAAGGGAAAAGGTCACTCCCTCTTGTAGGGCCTTCCGTCCCACTTCGGCGGCCTGGCTTTTCCGATGATTCCTGCAACTATTACGAGGGTCATTATGTAGGGCAGCATGAGGATGAACTGCCCGGGTATTATGTGGAGCGGTGCCAGCCACGCCGCCAGTGCGTCGAAGAAACCAAACAGCCAGCCGCCGAGGAGGGCAACGAGGGGGTTCCAGCCGCTGAAGACCATGTTGGCGAGTGCTATGAATCCCCTGCCAGCGGACATGGTCTTCTGAACAACCCCAAGCCAGGCAACGCTCATATAGGCTCCTCCGAGACCGGCCAGGGCGTGTCCATAGACCGTTGACCAGAACCTGTACTTTTCGACGTTGATACCAAGTGCATCCGCGGCCTCCGGGTTTTCACCGACGGAGCGGACGCGGAGACCGAGGGGAGTCTTGAAGAGCACCCACCAGGTTATTACCGCTATTGCTATGGTAACGAAAATCATCGGGCTTATCTTGCCGTACTTGGTGTTCCAGCTCCAGAGAGTAACAGCGACCTGGTGCTGACCGGCGGTTCCCCAGTAGGCGAGTATGCCGAAGGGGACGACGCCCATGGCGAGAAGGTTGATGCCTATACCTGGAATGACGTGGTCACCCTTGAGGTAGACCGTGAGAACTCCGTGCAGTATTCCGAAGATCATCCCCGTGACAATGCCTCCTATGAGCCCCATGACTCCGCTACCGGTGACTTCTGCCACTATGGCACCAAAGAACGCACTCATTAGGAGGACTCCCTCATAGCCGATGCTGACCACGCCTGCCCTCTCGCTCCAGACGGCACCAACGCTCGTTAGCACTATGGGCACCATGGCCATGAGGGAGGTAATCAGGATGGAGAGTATTGATCCTAGGTCCATCAGGCCTCCCCCCTCCTAAAAGCCTTCTTGATGAGGTCATAAAGTCCCGGTATCGCAACCGTGATAACTATGATGCCCTGTATGACTTTGATAATCTCCAGGGGCACCTGTGCCCCAATCTGCATCATTGGGGTTCCTGCGCGGAGCATTCCAAAGAATATTGCCGCAAAGATTATGCCCAGGGGGTGGTTTCTGCCAACGAGGGCGACGCCTATTCCGTCGAAACCAAGGCCATACACGTTGGCCATTCCCTGGCTTATGGCGTACGTCGGCGGCTCGCCCATGATCTTCATGGCACCACCAAGACCGCTCATGATTCCGCCTATAACAAAGGACCATATTATCGCTTTGTTCGGGTTAACACCACCGTATCTTGCCGCTTTTGGGTTAATTCCACTTGCCCTCATGCCAAACCCAAAGACTGTGTGCCAGAGGAGGTAGTACGTCAGGACTGAGGCGATGACTGCAATTATGAAAGCTATTGAGAGGTCAGTGTTCCCTATCAGGGGGAGCCTGGCACTCTCCGGTATCCTTATGGTCTTGTTGGGGTCGTTGGGGTTGGCGTAGGGACCGACGACGAGCCAGAGGACGAAGAACCACGCTATCCAGTTGAGCATGATGGTGGATATAACCTCGTGGACACCGCGGTAGACCTTAAGGAAGGCCGCGGGGAGGCTCCAGAGCGCACCGAGGAGCATGCCCATTGCCAGTCCGAACCACATGTTGCCCCATATGTTGGTGAAGATGACTGCCGCTATCGCGCCGAAGTAGAAGGAACCTTCTGCACCTATGTTAAATATTCCAGTCCTGGCGCTTATGGCGAATGTAAGTGCAGTGAGCATTATCGGGGTGGAGTACGCGAGGGTGCTGGCTATACCGTTGGTTGAGCCGAGGGCACCCTTAAAGAGCCAGTAGTAGGTTTCAACCGGACTGTAACCGAAGGTCAAGAGCACTATGGCTCCCAGGAGGAAGCCGACGAAGATGGCTATGAGGCTCTCGATGAGAGCTTTGAAGTTGAAGAACTTAAGGACATCACTTTTTGAGCTCTTCATAGCGTATTCCCCCCATCATCATTCCTATCTCCTCTGTGGTGATCTCCTCAGGCTTCACAACGCCCATGAACTCGCCCTCGTAGATTATTCCCATCCTGTCGCTGAGCTGCACGACCTCATCGAGGTCGGCTGAGACGAGAAGGACCGCCTTGCCCTCGTTTCTCAGCTTGATCAGGTAGTTTCTGATGTACTCTGTTGAGGCCACATCAACACCCCTGGTGGGCTGGGCGGCTATTATCAAGACGGGCTGCTTGCTGACCTCCCTCGCCACGATGAGCTTCTGCTGGTTTCCTCCGCTGAGGCTTTTGACAGGGGCGTCCACTCCCGGAGCGGATATTTCGAATTGCTCGATGAGCCCCATCGTGTGCTTCTTTGCCTTGCCCCAGTCTATGGTACCCTTCCAGCGCTGGAATTCCTTTCTCCACTGAAGTCCGAGTATGGCGTTCTCGGTAACGGTCATGTCAAGGATCAAACCCATGTGAGTCCTGTCTTCCGGGATGTGCGCCATCCCTGCATCGTAAAGCTCCTTTGGAGGCCTTCCGGTGATGTCCTGGCCGTTTAATAGTACCTCTCCCTTTTCGGGCTTTCTAAGTCCGGTGATGGCTTCTATGAGTTCCGTCTGCCCATTTCCTTCGACCCCGGCTATTCCGAATATTTCGCCGGCCCTCACCTCAAAGGACAGGCCTTTAACGGCATCCTCTCCCCTGTCACCCTTGACCCACAGGTTCTTGATCTCAAGTATAGGCTCTCCGGGTTCTTTCGGCGGCTTCTGTATTCTGAGAACCACGTCCCTTCCAACCATCATCCTGGCCAGCAGCTGGGGGGTTGCCTCGCTCGTGTTGACTGTTCCAATGACTTCACCCTTCCTGATGACCGTAACGCGGTCGGTGAGCTCCATGACCTCGTTGAGCTTGTGGCTGATGAAGATTATCGTCTTGCCCTCGGCCTTTAACTTCTTGAGGACGGCAAAGAGCTCCTCGACCTCAATGGGTGTCAGCACTGCCGTTGGCTCGTCGAGTATGAGAACGTCAACGTCTCTGAAGAGCATCTTGAGTATCTCAATTCTCTGCTGGACTCCAACGGGGAGTTCCTCCACCGGAACATCGAGGGGCACTTTAAAGTTTAGATCCTCCATAAGCCTCTGGAGCTTTTCGCGGGCGGCATCAACATCTATCTTCGAAAACATTCCGTGCCCTTCCATTCCAAGGATTATGTTGTGAAGAGCATCAAAAACCTCAACGAGGGTGAAGTGCTGGTGAACCATACCGATGCCGTTTGCGAGGGCATCGGCCGGACTCTTAAAGCGGGTCTCCTTACCGCGGACGTAGATTTTACCCGCGGTCGGGTGGAGCATTCCAAAGAGAATTTTCATGAGGGTCGTCTTTCCGGCGCCGTTCTCACCCAGGAGGCCGAGTATCTCGCCCTGATATACAGTTAGATCAACACCCTTGAGAGCCCTTGTGCCGTCGGGATACACCTTCACTATTCCCTTCATCTCTAGTATTGGAGTCTCTCCCATGCAAGCACCCCCGGAAATTTAAAGAATCTACGCACAAAATTTGGCAGGTAAAAAAATAAGATTTAAAGAAAATCACTTGGCAAGCTGCATCATTTCCTGCCAGGTCTTGGCATTCCTTATGGCCTCGATCTCGTCCTTGTTGAACGCCTTCGGAACCTTGATCTCACCGCTGATTATCTTCTGCTTGAGCTCGTCGACTGCCTGCCATATCCAGTCCGGAACCTGCTTCCTGGTGTCCTCAAGGTACTTCCTGAGCTCATCCTTGTTGGTGAATCCAAGCTCCTTAAGCTTCTGCTGCTGGGTGTCCTCCGGGAGGGAGTCGAACATGGCCATGACGTCGTCAACGGTGCTGACGCCGACACCGTTCTCCTTGAGGCCGAGCTCGACGACACCGCCCTTGAAGTTGCCCTCAACGGCGTCCTTGACGGCGGTGTAAACACCGACGTCAACGCGCTTCATCATGCTGGCAATGATCGCTCCGGGCTTGATCCAGTCCTGGGCTGAGTCAACACCGACGGCGAAGGGCGGGCCCATCTTCTGGTTGTGGGCCTTGAGGTACTCCTCAACGGCCTGGAACACACCGACACCGGTTCCGCCGGCGACCTGGTAGATGACCCAGGCGCCCTGGTCAAGCTGGGCCTTGGCGGCCTGGTAGCCCTTGGCGGGGTCGGTGAAGGTTCCGGTGTACTGGTAGAGAACGTCTATCTTAACGTCCTTTCCGGTCTTCTGCTTGTAGTAGTCCTCGGCCCAGGCAACACCGAAGCGGTAGCCGCCCTCGAACTTGTAGAGAACAGGTATCTCCATTCCAAGGACGATTCCAACCTTGTCCTTACCGCTCTCGGCGGCAATGAGAGCAGAGAGAGCGCCTATGAGTGCGGAGCCCTCGTTCTCCTTGAAGAGTATCATCATGACGTTGTCGGGCATCTCCGGGTCAAAACCGTCGATGATTGCAAAGTGCTGGTTCGGATACTCCGCGGCGACCTTCTTGACAGCGTCGGTCATCATGAAACCAACCGCGATTATAACGAGATAGTCCCCCTGCTGGGCCAGGGTTTCAAGGTTCTTGACGTAGTCGTCCTCCGTGTTGCTCTGAAGCTCAACGAGCTCAAGGTTGAAGTCCTCGGATGCCTTCTTGGCACCAAGGTATGCCATGTCGTTGAAGCTCAGGTCACCCCTTCCACCGACATCATAGACGATGGCAATCTTGCCCTTGGTCTGTGTGGATGTTTCTCCTCCTCCGGAAGAGATACAGCCACTGGCCACGACGCTTATGGCCAAGAGGCCGATTAAAAACAGGCTTAACCACTTCCTCATCTGAGACCCTCCGCGAGTTTTGCAGATGTATATAGGCGGCGAAAATATATACTTTGCGGTGCCCACAAAACCGAAAACACGGGAAAGAATTTTAACCTCGGAGTAAAAGTTTTTTGTGATGACCATGCTGAAGAAAATAGCTGAACTGGATTCGGGGGTCATTTTAATCACCGGTGACGGGAAGAGACTTGCGAGGATATACCTGAACGCATGGACAAAGGGAGGAAGGCGCATACTTGCCGAGTACCTGCCATTCCAGGTCGATGGCGATACATACATCGGCTCACCCTTTGAGAGCGACGACTTTGAAGTCTATCTCATCGTCAATCCCCTTTCGCGCTCAAAGGCCGAGAGGGAGAAGTTAAAAGAGTGGCTCGCTTCGCATAGGGACAGACTCGTCCTGCTCTACGAGCGCAAGTACGTGAAGGACTCAATAACCCGCTATGGAATAAGGAGATTCATCGATTATCTAATAGCCTACAAGAGGGAAACAGTTGGCTTCGAAAGGGTGGACGTCATGCGGCTGGAAGATGGAAGGGTGGCTGAAAGTAAAACCTACGTGAGGAGGTACTGAATTTATAAATGGTGACTCCGAGCCAACTCCGCCCGATGACGAGCGGTTTCGGGTCTGAAGTGTGATGACACCAGCTATCGCCGAGGGCATTCATAATTATTATATATGCATAAGTCCCTCGCTCATAGGGTGGTAAAAAATGCTGGGAAAACTCAAGGAGAAGTTAGGATCATTCGTGGACAAGGTCTCACAGACTGAAATAAGTGAGAAGGACGTGGAAAATGCGCTCTGGGATCTGGAAATAGAGCTTCTTGAGGCGGATGTTGCCCTTGAAACCGTCGAGGAGCTCAAGGAGAGGATAAAAGAGAAGCTCGTCGGCCAGAAGGTCAAGATTGGAACTAACAAAAAGGCACTGGTTGAAGAGGCCGTCCGTGAAGCCGTGCTTGAGGTTCTAACACCCGAGAGGAGGATAGACCTTCTTGAGATGATCAGGTCAAAGGAGGAGAAGCCCTTCGTTATAGCCTTCGTGGGCTTCAACGGTTCCGGTAAGACAACGACCATAGCCAAGCTCGCCCACTGGCTCAAGAAGAACGGTTTGAGCGTTGTCATAGCCGCCAGCGACACCTTTAGAGCCGGGGCGATCGAGCAGGTCGAAGAGCACGCAAAGCGCGTTGGTGTCAAGGTCATAAAGCACTCCTACGGTGCCGACCCAGCGGCCGTTGCCTACGACGCTATCCAGCACGCTAAAGCAAGGGGTCTCGATGTGGTTCTCATAGACACCGCGGGAAGGAACGAGCTGAACAGAAACCTCATGGATGAGATGAAGAAGATAGCCCGAGTAACCAAACCCGACCTGGTGATATTCGTCGGCGATAGTTTGGCCGGGAACTCCGTCGTCGAGCAGGCGAAGCAGTTCAATGAGGCGGTGAAGATCGACGGGGTAATCCTCACGAAGCTGGACGCGGATGCGAGAGGAGGGGCGGCGCTCAGCATAAGCCACGCGATAGGCGCGCCGATACTCTTCGTCGGCGTCGGCCAGGGCTACGACGACCTCAAGCCCTTCGACGAGAGGTGGTTCGTGGAGAGGATTTTTGGGGAGGCTTAGAATAGCCTCTGTATCTCTTCCAAATTTACACTGGCGGTCATGTCGATGTTTATCGGCGTCACGCTGACCTTCCTCTCGACCTTGAGGGCGTAGGCGTCGGTTCCGGGCTCGAACTTCTCGCACTTCCTTCCGACTATCCAGTAGTACGGATGTCCCCGAGGGTCGATGCGCTCCTCTATGGTCGGACGGTACCTCCTCCTGGCGAGCCTTGTCACCACTATCTCCGTCTCCGGCGTGGCGTCTCTGGGCACGTTCACGTTGAGCATGTCAACGCCCTTTGGAAAGCCCCTCTCAAGAACTGCCTTGGCTATCCTCCTCAGAAAATGCGATGCAACGGAGAAGTCTATCCCCTCCCCCTCACTGAGAGTCTTTCTCCAGTCAACTTCAAGGCTCACTGCTATGCTCGGGATACCGTGCGTGGCAGTTTCAATAGCCGCCGATGCTGTCCCGGAAACTGTTATCTCGGTGCTGAGGTTCTCACCGAGGTTTATCCCGCTTATAGCGAGGTCGAAGTCTGTGAAACGCGCGAGGGCGAAGATTACACAGTCCACGGGCATTCCATCGAGACCGTAGGCAACCTCTGCGCCGGGGACGTCAATGAGCTTGGCCCTGAGAGGGCGGTGAAGGGTCATTGCCCTGCCACTGGCACTCCTCTGGAAGAGGGGGGCAACGACGTAAACCTCTCCGAGGTCTTTCACGGCCTCAACTGCGGCACGGATGCCCTTGGAATAAATTCCATCGTCGTTCGTGATGAGTATCCGTGGCATGATAAGAACCTCAACCTCACCTTTAAAAACCCTAACTCCCAGCCGGGTTCAGGTGAGAGGATGAGCTACTGGACGAGTGAGGACAACGTGGCCGGAAGACCGGGGACGGCGCTGTTTATCATACTCCCGACCATCGGGTGCTACCGCTTTAGGATAAACGAAGCCTGCTACATGTGCGCATACCCCACCGCCGCACCGAAGGTCAGGTGGAGCCAGGAGGCGATAGTTGACTACGTCCGCGAGGCACTCAAGAAGATCGAGGGTAAGAAGGGGCCCTTCGCCGTCAGAATGTTCACCTCGGGCTCGTTCCTGGACAACGGCGAGCTTAAGCCCGAGACGAGGCGGCAGATCTTCGAAATCCTCGCTGAGAGAGAAAACGTTAAAGAAATCGTCATAGAGAGCAGGAGCGAACTCGTCCGCTACGATGCAGTGAAGGAGCTGGCAGAGATAGTCCCTGACAAGCACTTCGAGGTTGCCATAGGCCTTGAAACTGCCAACGATGATATAGCGGACGTTTCAATAA
This window harbors:
- a CDS encoding phosphoribosyltransferase, which encodes MKKFPAYLASWDDIERWAKEGAWKVLEDGWRPDVILGLARGGWVAARLYCDYLGVKDLVSLKVEHWGVTATPDGKARLKYGSSYDLSGKRVLIVDDISDTGESLTLAKNYVEGQKPAEIRVATLLTIKGSRFKPDYYGEEIDWAWIVFPWNFVEDMINLVSNLFEEKEALTTDEIIELFKELHGMEVPKGKLEEALRMAERRKVFKFREGAWRKAP
- a CDS encoding DUF4932 domain-containing protein, encoding MKRLAVLIIVIAVAASITASTALVRAYEISPHVSVEINPNSELLSIVYYLAFGRNDPFVIDRGSYLDEVDAWFRPYRNHPAVAMLRKHLQNATTISDRDRMLYTIEADLLHCTEPPELRQWAGFYDPWTAEYLEVLRDFAEKSNFMEFYMQHEDYYAEDLNVYKDALKLLPPDEFMGRYIDVSSVRFEFKHPYLVAIHGHNFNPVRNGTQIYGAGGMVPLVRRDPQRTPWSYKTARDTMFGLPLNRDYVNNTGLDQLVYLGFVYHELGHDITLPGLYGNYRDTYSLRYLEDTIEKNMPYLATYDIHFWWDTMMVYEGFADGWMDFSLASVDPDYAALAMWMQRGWGEFWIGDMVDVYRKYAALSLEENVPVSEYVDDMLTELRERVPPEMSESLYQERVPVTPLGAFDRGAVTSRVVVVYGTQNPDPSGTESDRKTAELIADNLRVFYSQWNGSVEIVVKADANVTPEDMESNLVLVGGPVANSLVMDMENYFPLRFVKSEAGSWVLEKDPGWETASFVLTGNETDPVVRGELGDVNGAAVIIAIRNPHNPENYIVWIAGENRTLTALFLNPTYYLSSYEIWSEKGIEMGFYVQPLASP
- the cysS gene encoding cysteine--tRNA ligase — translated: MAIRVYNTLTKQKEEFRPLRDGEVRMYVCGPTVYDYTHIGHARTYIAFDVIRRYLEHRGYTVLMVMNFTDIDDKIIRRANETGEDPKELAEKFLRYFLEDMEALKVKPADIYPRVTEHIQDIIDFVKKLQEKGYAYEGSDGVYFEVQKFKDYGKLSGVKLEELRKGARVEPGEGKKNPEDFALWKKAKPGEPKWESPWGEGRPGWHIECSTMSTRYLGESFDIHGGGNDLIFPHHENEIAQTEACTGQQWVRYWLHTGFLMVNGEKMSKSLGNFITIREALKRYDPEVIRLFVLQRHYRSPLDYTEEGMEHAKNNLERLYNTLENIRVAMERAELSFKWGQEEFEAYEAIRSAREKFYEAMDDDFNTAEAMKAVFEVSSAVNRYLSRVERPKESILHKAMEFFRIVSEVFGIFEDYFREQRAGEEEALIELLIEVRAQLRKEKNFALADKIRAELREMGIQLEDTPQGTIWKRVKV
- a CDS encoding ABC transporter permease, with protein sequence MKSSKSDVLKFFNFKALIESLIAIFVGFLLGAIVLLTFGYSPVETYYWLFKGALGSTNGIASTLAYSTPIMLTALTFAISARTGIFNIGAEGSFYFGAIAAVIFTNIWGNMWFGLAMGMLLGALWSLPAAFLKVYRGVHEVISTIMLNWIAWFFVLWLVVGPYANPNDPNKTIRIPESARLPLIGNTDLSIAFIIAVIASVLTYYLLWHTVFGFGMRASGINPKAARYGGVNPNKAIIWSFVIGGIMSGLGGAMKIMGEPPTYAISQGMANVYGLGFDGIGVALVGRNHPLGIIFAAIFFGMLRAGTPMMQIGAQVPLEIIKVIQGIIVITVAIPGLYDLIKKAFRRGEA
- a CDS encoding metal ABC transporter solute-binding protein, Zn/Mn family encodes the protein MRARTPATVMLIMMFAGMIMPFSWGSSGRPLIVTSIAPLAAIVQDAFGNSVDVVYIIPPGADPHEYQLTASQIELLRKADVIVTTGGHLPVEKRIDELKKEGTISGEVLFIDDYKREGFRYLPEHWYGNKDNPHGIWLDPTNALAIARATEKALERTDGDNANVYRAEYESFENRVMTVVRSYKALVGGEKSAVIQMPADQYAIEWLGIKAIASIKPEEEVPAMGVDELVSAALKSDVIVYAADSPDQLKEAARELSAKSGKPSAEITVFWSERPYTEILIENSAAVVRALGGKAPEREPVAETDVTRYVAISLVVGIVLGTALGVVIKK
- a CDS encoding ABC transporter permease, whose translation is MDLGSILSILITSLMAMVPIVLTSVGAVWSERAGVVSIGYEGVLLMSAFFGAIVAEVTGSGVMGLIGGIVTGMIFGILHGVLTVYLKGDHVIPGIGINLLAMGVVPFGILAYWGTAGQHQVAVTLWSWNTKYGKISPMIFVTIAIAVITWWVLFKTPLGLRVRSVGENPEAADALGINVEKYRFWSTVYGHALAGLGGAYMSVAWLGVVQKTMSAGRGFIALANMVFSGWNPLVALLGGWLFGFFDALAAWLAPLHIIPGQFILMLPYIMTLVIVAGIIGKARPPKWDGRPYKRE